From Pandoraea norimbergensis, the proteins below share one genomic window:
- a CDS encoding citrate synthase gives MTQQNDLMTREEVLALLEIKPATLYAYVSRGLIRARPHEDGRKSLYLRRDVERLGTRKRGRAPTGSVAESTMRFGDPVLHSAITQITPHGPRYRNRLATDLASAGASFESVVHLLMTGIWQDSLAVWSPQETPPDVLRFLSTYNGEVASADIGNLLGMVPFALAMQGRGPREIADGSAVQAARLMLHCMAGCVGFLGPKRAYVARNADETVAAQILRAAGAEVTPENLRAVNAALVLTADNELAPATFAARVAASTNADLFSCVAAAIGSHIGFSTGTSTEKIETLLLCEPLDALDSRKDRVREYGASLFAFNHPLYPGGDARADLMLQLAELAAQRDEAAGIHTQRAVGTRLTLDFLARMRLELSAHPGLAMGIVVLARALGLPDGTATAIWVVGRSAGWVAHVMEQRTQAFMLRPRAKYGFGGPIEPAVAPPVDPRQP, from the coding sequence ATGACGCAACAAAACGACTTGATGACGCGTGAGGAAGTGCTCGCGCTGCTGGAGATCAAACCGGCCACGTTGTACGCCTATGTGAGCCGTGGGTTGATCCGGGCGCGTCCGCACGAGGATGGCCGTAAGAGCCTCTACCTGCGCCGCGACGTTGAGCGTCTGGGCACCCGCAAGCGTGGGCGCGCACCGACCGGTTCGGTGGCTGAATCGACCATGCGCTTCGGTGACCCGGTATTGCATTCGGCGATTACCCAGATCACGCCGCACGGGCCGCGTTATCGCAACCGGCTGGCGACCGATCTGGCGAGTGCCGGGGCGTCGTTCGAGTCGGTGGTGCACTTGCTGATGACCGGCATCTGGCAGGACAGCCTCGCCGTTTGGTCGCCGCAGGAGACGCCGCCCGACGTGCTGCGTTTTCTTTCGACTTACAACGGCGAAGTGGCCAGCGCAGACATCGGCAATCTGCTCGGCATGGTGCCGTTTGCGCTGGCGATGCAGGGGCGCGGGCCGCGCGAAATTGCCGACGGCAGCGCGGTGCAGGCGGCGCGTCTGATGCTGCATTGCATGGCGGGATGCGTGGGGTTTCTCGGACCCAAGCGCGCATACGTGGCACGGAACGCCGACGAGACCGTGGCGGCGCAGATCTTGCGCGCGGCCGGTGCCGAGGTGACGCCGGAGAACCTGCGCGCGGTGAATGCAGCGCTGGTGCTGACCGCCGATAACGAGTTGGCCCCGGCGACGTTTGCGGCACGGGTGGCGGCATCGACCAATGCTGATCTGTTCAGTTGCGTGGCCGCAGCCATCGGCTCGCACATCGGTTTTTCAACGGGCACCAGCACCGAGAAGATCGAGACGCTGCTGCTGTGCGAACCGCTCGACGCGCTCGATTCACGCAAGGACCGAGTGCGCGAATATGGCGCGAGCCTGTTTGCCTTCAACCATCCGCTTTATCCGGGCGGCGATGCGCGTGCCGATCTGATGCTGCAATTGGCTGAACTCGCTGCACAGCGCGACGAGGCGGCGGGTATCCACACGCAGCGCGCGGTGGGGACTCGCCTGACGCTCGATTTTCTGGCGCGCATGCGTTTGGAGTTGAGTGCACATCCGGGTTTGGCCATGGGCATTGTTGTGCTGGCGCGTGCCCTCGGCTTGCCGGACGGCACCGCGACGGCGATCTGGGTCGTTGGTCGCTCGGCTGGCTGGGTGGCACATGTGATGGAACAGCGCACGCAGGCGTTCATGCTGCGCCCGCGCGCGAAGTACGGCTTTGGCGGACCTATCGAGCCAGCGGTCGCACCGCCCGTCGATCCACGTCAGCCGTGA
- a CDS encoding MFS transporter yields MAQNNPSGYAERIDVRDTLQAAPLGAYHFKLAILLALILLFDGYDLYNAAYIVHDVASLWHMSPSQIGVLLSCGLAGFAAGSAVSGLFSDRIGRRRVLLTGIWLAGLFSLAIALFAHDLTTFIALRFVMGISLGLLMPVAVTYINEIAPKRSANVFTIVFFTCGWIGGATASGFIAAWLIPQYGWQSMYFVGALSVVLALVLQFVLPESVSFLASRGHQDAVRAQLTRLWPARAAEFANAVFTSPDAGVKAGSVAALFSGAFRRQTLCFWAMGALSLFSSYGLSGWLPTIMLKRGENLSTSFAYGSLLVFASAFGSLICGVVADRIGNRRLAMSLAWLAGAAAIGVLAVATGGKVTFLGIVVAGMFVIGTQTVLNNLVAVSYPTEIRSTAVGLYLGIARVGAMCGPAIAGVLQQATGGAGAMFVVLGAALVSAAALVFLVARPESLPKAPAFGH; encoded by the coding sequence ATGGCCCAGAACAACCCATCGGGGTACGCCGAACGCATCGACGTTCGCGACACCCTGCAAGCCGCCCCGCTAGGGGCGTATCACTTCAAGCTGGCGATTCTGCTGGCGCTCATCCTGCTGTTCGACGGCTACGACCTCTACAACGCCGCCTACATCGTCCACGACGTGGCCTCGCTCTGGCATATGTCGCCGAGTCAGATCGGCGTGCTGCTGTCGTGCGGACTGGCCGGTTTTGCGGCGGGCTCTGCCGTCTCGGGTCTGTTCAGCGACCGTATCGGACGCCGCCGCGTGCTGCTCACCGGCATCTGGCTCGCGGGGCTGTTCAGTCTGGCGATTGCGCTCTTCGCACACGACCTGACCACGTTCATTGCGCTGCGTTTCGTGATGGGCATCTCGCTCGGCCTGCTCATGCCAGTGGCCGTGACTTACATCAACGAGATCGCCCCGAAGCGCAGTGCCAACGTCTTCACCATCGTGTTCTTCACTTGCGGCTGGATCGGCGGCGCCACCGCGTCGGGTTTCATCGCGGCGTGGCTGATTCCGCAGTACGGCTGGCAGAGCATGTATTTCGTCGGCGCACTGTCGGTCGTGCTGGCGCTGGTGTTGCAGTTCGTATTGCCGGAGTCGGTGTCGTTTCTCGCCAGTCGCGGCCATCAGGACGCCGTGCGGGCGCAACTCACCCGGTTGTGGCCTGCCCGTGCAGCGGAGTTTGCCAACGCCGTATTCACGTCGCCCGACGCAGGCGTGAAAGCCGGTTCCGTCGCGGCACTGTTCTCTGGAGCCTTCCGCCGTCAGACGTTGTGTTTCTGGGCGATGGGTGCACTGTCGCTGTTCTCGTCGTACGGGCTGTCGGGCTGGCTGCCGACCATCATGTTGAAGCGCGGCGAAAATCTCTCGACGAGTTTTGCCTACGGCTCACTGCTGGTATTCGCATCCGCCTTCGGCAGCCTGATCTGTGGTGTCGTCGCCGACCGCATCGGCAACCGCCGTCTGGCCATGTCGCTGGCGTGGCTTGCCGGAGCGGCCGCCATCGGCGTGCTCGCCGTCGCGACCGGCGGCAAGGTGACGTTTCTGGGGATCGTCGTGGCGGGCATGTTCGTGATCGGCACGCAGACGGTGCTCAACAATCTCGTCGCCGTGAGCTACCCGACAGAGATTCGCAGCACCGCCGTCGGCCTGTATCTGGGTATCGCACGCGTCGGCGCCATGTGCGGCCCGGCTATCGCGGGCGTGCTGCAACAGGCCACCGGCGGCGCAGGCGCCATGTTCGTGGTGCTGGGCGCTGCGCTGGTGAGCGCCGCCGCGCTCGTGTTCCTCGTGGCCCGGCCCGAAAGCCTGCCGAAAGCGCCCGCCTTCGGTCACTGA